A stretch of DNA from Oncorhynchus masou masou isolate Uvic2021 unplaced genomic scaffold, UVic_Omas_1.1 unplaced_scaffold_3191, whole genome shotgun sequence:
TACAAGTATAATATATTTCATATAATATATAAAACTTTATATTAAATCTAGGTAGAGTATATTTGGGATAGTTGGTTGAGAtagctatctgtgtgtgtgtgtgtgtgtgtgtgtgtgtgtgtgtgtgtgtgtctgtcagtgtgtgtgtgtgtgtgtttgtgtgtgtgtgtgtgtgtgtgtgtgtgtgtgtgtgtgtgtgtgtgtgtgtgtgtgtgtgtgtgtgtctgtgtgtacacataTACCTGTGAGCACCTGTGTGAGTAAATATGTGTACTGTATTTGTGTTTCCCCGTCTGTCCATCCGTGTGTATGCctgtccatccatccctctgtctgtcttcctagTCCGTGTGCTATCTGTGGGTATTGAGCAACACCTCCACCCAGCAGGGGCAGGAGGTGACAAACTGTCTGGAGTAGCAGGGGCCCCAGCCCTTGGCGAAGCTGATCCTCACACTGTGGGGGTCATAGGGGCCCTCCAGCCCCACAGGGGGCTCCATGCCCTGCTGCAGGATCCAACTGGACTTGTCATAGTCAAAGACTTTGAGTGAGTAGCCAGGCATCACCCTCCTCACCGTCAGTCCCCTCACTGAGCTGGGCAGGTCCAGGGTGGGCGAGTGGACAAACACTGGGTGCTGGCTACGGTTGTAGATCCACACTCCGTCAGGTTCTTGGCTCAGGACAATCCCGTAGCCGATTTTGCTGCGCGTTCGCTGGACACAGCTGCCcgtgctgctgccaccaccaccgcctCGGTGACTACGGTTGCCATGGTGACCGTCGCAG
This window harbors:
- the LOC135534242 gene encoding mothers against decapentaplegic homolog 6-like, giving the protein SAPGTSVGSSSSCGRRSHWCSVAYWEQQTRVGRLYPAHEPSLSIFYDLPQGTGLCLGQLNAVANASNGHRCDGHHGNRSHRGGGGGSSTGSCVQRTRSKIGYGIVLSQEPDGVWIYNRSQHPVFVHSPTLDLPSSVRGLTVRRVMPGYSLKVFDYDKSSWILQQGMEPPVGLEGPYDPHSVRISFAKGWGPCYSRQFVTSCPCWVEVLLNTHR